One genomic segment of Coffea arabica cultivar ET-39 chromosome 6e, Coffea Arabica ET-39 HiFi, whole genome shotgun sequence includes these proteins:
- the LOC113729073 gene encoding uncharacterized protein, whose product MAPYEALYGRKCRSPICWDEVCEQKILDPTAVPWIEEAREKVKLIRQRIQTAQSRQKSYKDNRRKDLEFAVGDQDFLKITPLKASLITGKGKKLQPKFVGPYKILQRVGNVAYRLELPPSLSRIHNIFHVLMLKKYHPDPSHVLQPENIGIDEALTYEEKSIKLLDHKMKGLRNKRIPLVKILWRNHGLEEATWEVEEEIREKYPDLFPN is encoded by the coding sequence atggctccatatgaagcgCTTTATGGCcggaagtgtagatctccaatttgttgggatgaagtatgTGAACAAAAGATTTTAGACCCCACTGCAgtgccttggattgaggaggcacGAGAAAAAGTGAAGTTGATTCGTCAGAGGATCCAAACCGCACAGAGTCGTCAGAAGAGCTATAAAGACAATCGAAGGAAGGATTTAGAATTTGCGGTTGGAGACCAAGATTTTCTTAAGATTACTCCTCTGAAAGCGAGTTTAATTACaggtaaaggaaagaagttGCAACCTAAATTTGTAGGGCCATATAAGATTCTTCAACGTGTAGGAAATGTGGCCTATAGGTTGGAATTGCCACCAAGTTTATCTCGGATTCACAATATTTTTCATGTATTGATgctcaagaaatatcatccagatcCGTCTCATGTtctacaaccggagaatattgggATTGACGAAgcactgacctatgaggagaaatcgATAAAGCTTCTAGATCATAAGATGAAAGGACTGAGGAATAAGCGAATCCCGTTGGTGAAAATTCTTTGGAGAAACCATGGAttagaggaagcaacttgggaagtagaagaagaaattCGAGAAAAATATCCAGATCTATTTCCAAattaa